Proteins encoded together in one Telopea speciosissima isolate NSW1024214 ecotype Mountain lineage chromosome 4, Tspe_v1, whole genome shotgun sequence window:
- the LOC122657423 gene encoding pentatricopeptide repeat-containing protein At3g49710 has translation MNQISWSLHRFRHLLKSCIAERDLSTGKSLQTLYVKSQVPPSTYFANHFIILYSKCGCLSTARKAFDHTPHPNVFSFNAIICAYAKESQTHIARQLFDQIPQPDIVSYNTLISAYADRGETSPALHLFSEMRDMGLDLDGFTLSAAITACCDDVALIKQIHSLAVYGGFDSFVSVTNSLVTYYSKNGYLDEAKRIFYEMGSIKDEVSWNTMIVAYGQHREGSKALELFQEMTRMCLKVDIYTLASVMTAFTCLEDLSGGVQFHAQLIKTGFHQNSHVGSGLIDLYSKCGNGISDAEKVFEEIPEPDLVLWNTMISGYSQNEESSEEALDCFRQMQQFGYRPDDCSFVCVISACSNLSSPSQGKQMHSLAIKSDIPTNRISVSNALIAMYSKCGNLHDARRLFERMPEHNKVSFNSMIAGYAQHGHGTESVLLFQKMLELDIEPTSITFISVLSACAHTGKVEEGWSYFNLMDEKFGIKPHEEHYSCMIDLLGRAGKLNEAEKLIEMMPFDPGSVGWAALLGACRTHGNIELGAKAARQFLQLEPFNAAPYVILSNMYASAGKWEEFATVRKMMRERGVKKKPGCSWIEVNKRIHVFVAEDSSHPKIKEIYKFLEEMSKKMKQAGYVPDVRWALVKDDGTGEEEKEKMLGHHSEKLAIAFGLISTRDGEPILVVKNLRICGDCHNAIKFISIIVGREITVRDAHRFHCFKEGTCSCGDYW, from the coding sequence ATGAACCAAATCTCATGGAGCCTGCACCGCTTTCGACATCTTCTAAAGAGCTGCATTGCCGAGAGAGATCTGTCCACCGGCAAATCACTTCAAACGCTCTACGTAAAATCTCAAGTTCCTCCTTCCACCTACTTCGCCAACCACTTCATCATCCTCTACTCCAAATGCGGTTGCCTCTCCACGGCACGCAAGGCCTTCGACCACACCCCTCACCCAAATGTCTTCTCTTTCAATGCCATAATCTGCGCTTACGCCAAAGAGTCACAAACCCACATTGCCCGCCAGTTGTTCGATCAAATTCCCCAACCTGACATCGTCTCTTATAACACTCTCATCTCTGCTTACGCTGACCGTGGAGAGACCTCACCTGCACTGCATTTGTTCTCTGAAATGCGTGATATGGGTCTCGACTTGGACGGGTTCACTCTCTCTGCTGCCATCACAGCCTGTTGTGACGACGTCGCTTTGATTAAACAAATTCATTCTTTAGCAGTTTATGGTGGGTTCGATTCCTTTGTTTCCGTAACCAATTCATTGGTTACTTACTACAGCAAGAACGGCTATTTAGACGAGGCCAAACGAATTTTTTATGAAATGGGTTCGATTAAAGACGAGGTTTCGTGGAATACCATGATTGTTGCATATGGGCAACACAGGGAAGGATCTAAGGCTCTGGAACTGTTTCAGGAAATGACTCGCATGTGTTTGAAAGTGGACATATATACGTTGGCCAGTGTTATGACCGCCTTTACGTGCTTGGAGGATCTATCTGGCGGGGTTCAGTTTCATGCGCAGTTGATTAAAACCGGTTTTCATCAAAATTCCCATGTTGGGAGTGGTTTGATCGATTTGTATTCTAAATGCGGAAATGGCATTTCTGATGCTGAAAAAGTCTTTGAAGAGATCCCTGAACCGGATTTGGTTCTTTGGAACACCATGATTTCTGGTTATTCTCAAAATGAGGAATCCTCTGAAGAGGCTCTAGATTGCTTCCGGCAGATGCAACAGTTTGGCTACCGCCCTGATGATTGCAGCTTTGTCTGCGTGATTAGTGCATGCTCAAACCTGTCATCTCCATCACAGGGGAAACAAATGCATTCTTTGGCCATAAAATCTGACATCCCAACAAATAGAATATCGGTTAGCAATGCACTAATTGCAATGTACTCAAAATGTGGCAATCTGCACGATGCTAGACGGTTATTTGAGCGGATGCCAGAGCATAATAAAGTCTCATTCAATTCGATGATAGCAGGTTATGCACAGCACGGGCATGGAACTGAATCAGTACTTCTGTTCCAAAAAATGCTTGAACTGGATATTGAACCTACAAGCATCACCTTCATTTCTGTCCTCTCCGCATGTGCACACACTGGAAAGGTAGAGGAAGGTTGGAGTTATTTCAATTTGATGGATGAGAAATTTGGGATCAAACCACATGAAGAACACTATTCTTGCATGATTGATCTCTTGGGCCGAGCAGGCAAATTGAATGAAGCTGAGAAGCTGATTGAGATGATGCCATTTGACCCTGGTTCTGTTGGTTGGGCAGCATTGCTTGGTGCCTGTAGGACTCATGGGAACATTGAGCTGGGAGCTAAAGCTGCCAGACAGTTTCTACAGCTGGAACCTTTCAATGCTGCTCCCTACGTCATTCTTTCAAATATGTATGCCAGTGCTGGTAAATGGGAAGAGTTTGCAACTGTTAGAAaaatgatgagagagagaggagtgaaGAAGAAACCAGGCTGTAGTTGGATTGAGGTGAATAAGAGGATCCATGTATTTGTTGCTGAAGATAGTTCACACCCCAagataaaagaaatatataagTTCTTGGAAGAGATGTCAAAGAAGATGAAACAAGCTGGGTATGTGCCAGATGTGAGATGGGCTTTGGTTAAGGATGATGGTACaggggaagaggagaaagaaaagatgtTAGGGCACCATAGCGAGAAGCTTGCCATTGCATTTGGGTTGATAAGCACTCGAGATGGGGAGCCAATCCTTGTGGTTAAGAACCTCAGGATATGTGGGGATTGCCATAATGCAATCAAATTCATTTCTATCATTGTTGGGAGGGAGATTACTGTTAGGGATGCACATAGATTCCACTGCTTCAAGGAAGGGACTTGTTCATGTGGAGATTATTGGTGA